The DNA segment TGCCGCTCGCGCTGCACCCTGCGATGACCTTCACCGGCACCCCCGTGGACGTCCAGCGCCTGGCCGGCTGTTCCTTCGGCGTGACCGCGCCCGAGCAGCTGCGGCTGGCCGCCGAGGCCCTGGTCGTCGAGATGGGCGGCGAGCCGGAGTGGATCAGCGAGGAGAACCGCCCGCTGTACCACGCGGCCCTCGCCCTCGGCTCCAACCACCTGATCACCCTGGTCGCCCAGTCCATGGAGCTGCTGCGCGCGGCCGGTGTCGACGCCCCCGACCGCATGCTCGGCCCGCTGCTCGGCGCCGCCCTGGACAACGCCCTGCGCTCCGGCGACGCGGCGCTCACCGGGCCCGTCGCGCGCGGAGACGCCGGCACGGTCTCCGCGCACATCACCGAGCTGCGCAAGCACGCCCCGGGGACCGTCGAGGGCTACCTGGCGATGGCCCGCGCGACGGCCGACCGCGCGCTCGCGGGCGGCCTGCTCAAGCCGGAACTGGCCGAGGACCTGCTGGGGGTACTCGCCAGGGGCACGAACCCGACGGGCCCGAACCCGACCGACAACGAGGAAGACCGATGAGCCGCCGCCCCTTCGAACTCGCACCCACGGTCGAGGACCTGAAGTACGTGTACGACCACAGCGCGGTGCCGGGGCGCACCGCCGTCGTCATGACCATGGGCGCCCTGCACGAGGGCCACGCGGCCCTGATCAGGGCGGCGCGCGAGCGCGTCGGCGACCAGGGCTTCGTGATCGTCACCGTCTTCGTCAACCCGCTCCAGTTCGGCGCCGGCGAGGACCTCGACCGCTACCCGCGCACCCTGGACGCCGACCTGAAGACCGCCGAGCAGGCGGGCGCGGACGTGGTGTTCGCCCCTTCGGCGGACGAGGTCTACCCCGGCGGCGAACCCCAGGTGCGCCTCTCCGCGGGCCCCATGGGCGAGCGCCTGGAAGGGACCTCGCGCCCCGGCCACTTCGACGGGATGCTCACCGTCGTCGCCAAACTGCTGCACCTCACCCGGCCCGACGTGGCCCTGTTCGGGCAGAAGGACGCCCAGCAGCTGGCGCTGATCCGGCGCATGGCGCGCGACCTGAACTTCGGGGTCGAGATCGTCGGCGTGCCGACCGTGCGCGAGGAGGACGGACTGGCCCTGTCCAGCCGCAACCGCTACCTCTCGCCCGAGGAGCGCCACACCGCCCTCGCCCTGTCCCGCGCCCTGTTCGCCGGCCGCGACCGGCACGCCGCGCAGGAGGCGCTGCGCGCGCGGGCCCGTGAAGTGCCCTCCACGCACGCGCGTGCCGAGGCGCTGAGCGCCATAGGGGAGTCCCGCGCGGCGGCCGACGCGCACGCCGTGGCCACGGCAGTGCCCGGCGGCCCGGCGACCGTCCGCGCGGCCGCCCGTCAGGTCCTGGACGAGGCCGCCCGCATCGACCCGCCGCTGCGCCTGGACTACCTCGCCCTGGTCGACCCGTCCGACTTCACCGAGATCGGCGACGCCTTCGACGGTGAGGCCGTCCTCGTCGTCGCCGCCCGGGTCGGCGCGACCCGGCTGATCGACAACATCCCCCTCACCTTCGGATCACTCGGAGCCGCCTCATGACCGGCACCGGCATACGACTGCACGCGCCCGCCCCCGGCTGGGCCCTCTCCGCCGACGTGGTCGTCGTCGGCTCGGGAGTGGCCGGTCTGACCGCCGCCCTGCGCTGCGAGGCGGCCGGCCTGAGGACGGTCGTCGTCACCAAGGCCCGCCTCGACGACGGCTCCACCCGCTGGGCCCAGGGCGGCATCGCCGCCGCCATCGGCGAGGGCGACACCCCCGAACAGCACCTCACGGACACCCTGGTGGCGGGCGCGGGACTGTGCGACGAGGAGGCCGTGCGCATCCTCGTCACCGAGGGACCGGACGCCCTACGGCGGCTGATCTCCACCGGCGCCCACTTCGACACCGACGACGACGGCGGCATCCAGCTCACCCGCGAGGGCGGCCACCACCGGCGCCGGATCGCCCACGCGGGCGGCGACGCGACCGGTGCGGAGATCTCCCGGGCGCTCGTGGAGGCCGTACGCGCGCGCGGGCTGCGCACCATCGAGAACGCGCTCGTGCTGGACCTGCTGACCGACGCCGACGGCCGTACGGCCGGCGTCACCCTGCACGTGATGGGCGAGGGCCAGCACGACGGCGTGGGCGCCGTGCACGCCCCCGCGGTCGTCCTCGCCACCGGCGGCATGGGCCAGGTGTACTCCGCGACCACCAACCCGTCCGTCTCCACGGGCGACGGCGTGGCGCTGGCGCTGCGCGCGGGCGCGGAGCTGAGCGACCTGGAGTTCGTGCAGTTCCACCCGACCGTGCTGTTCCTCGGCACGGACGCGGAGGGCCAGCAGCCGCTGGTCTCCGAGGCGGTACGCGGCGAGGGCGCCCACCTGGTCGACGCCGACGGCGTGCGCTTCATGGTGGGCCAGCACGAACTGGCCGAGCTGGCGCCCCGGGACATCGTCGCCAAGGGCATCACGCGGCGCATGCAGGAGCAGGGCGCCGAGCACATGTACCTCGACGCCCGGCACTTCGGCGCCGACATGTGGGAGCACCGCTTCCCGACCATCCTGGCCGCCTGCCGCGCCCACGGCATCGACCCGGTCACCGAGCCGATCCCGGTCGCCCCGGCCGCCCACTACGCCTCCGGCGGCGTCCGCACCGACGCGCGGGGGCGTACGACCGTCCCCGGCCTGTACGCGTGCGGCGAGGTCGCCTGCACCGGTGTGCACGGAGCCAACCGGCTGGCCTCCAACTCCCTGCTCGAAGGTCTGGTCTACGCCGAGCGCATCGCCGCCGACATCATCGCGGTGCACGCCGGGAACGGCCTGCACGCGCGCGTGCCCCAGCCGGTCCCGCACCCCGAGACGCCCGAGCACCCGCTGCTCGGCGCCGAGGCCCGCTTCGCCATCCAGCGGATCATGACCAGGGGCGCGGGCGTGCTGCGCTCGGCGGACTCCCTGAACGGGGCCGCCGAGCGGCTGCGGAGCCTGCACGACGAGGCCCGTGAGGCGCTGGAGGACAACGGCAAGACCGCCGAGCCCGGCGTCGACACCTGGGAGGCCACCAACCTCCTGTGCGTGGCCCGCGTCCTGGTCGCCGCGGCCCGGCTGCGCGAGGAGACCCGCGGCTGTCACTGGCGCGAGGACCGCGCCGAGCGCGACGACACCCACTGGCGGCGTCATATCGTCGTACGGCTCGAACCGGACCGGTCGCCGGCCGTACGCACCACGGACACCGCGGACTTCCCCGCGACCCTCCCCGTGCCCCCGGCACCGGCCGGTCAGGGAGGCACCCCCATCAGCCCCGTCCCCAGGAGCAGTGAACAGTGAGCACCGACG comes from the Streptomyces sp. NBC_00820 genome and includes:
- a CDS encoding Rossmann-like and DUF2520 domain-containing protein, encoding MSTVHQSDIKDRPARLTVGVVGAGRVGPALAASLQLAGHHPVAVSGVSDASRRRAEAMLPGVPLVTPAEVLQRADLVLLTVPDDTLPGLVAGLAETGAVRPGQLLVHTSGRYGTAVLDPALRAGALPLALHPAMTFTGTPVDVQRLAGCSFGVTAPEQLRLAAEALVVEMGGEPEWISEENRPLYHAALALGSNHLITLVAQSMELLRAAGVDAPDRMLGPLLGAALDNALRSGDAALTGPVARGDAGTVSAHITELRKHAPGTVEGYLAMARATADRALAGGLLKPELAEDLLGVLARGTNPTGPNPTDNEEDR
- the panC gene encoding pantoate--beta-alanine ligase, whose translation is MSRRPFELAPTVEDLKYVYDHSAVPGRTAVVMTMGALHEGHAALIRAARERVGDQGFVIVTVFVNPLQFGAGEDLDRYPRTLDADLKTAEQAGADVVFAPSADEVYPGGEPQVRLSAGPMGERLEGTSRPGHFDGMLTVVAKLLHLTRPDVALFGQKDAQQLALIRRMARDLNFGVEIVGVPTVREEDGLALSSRNRYLSPEERHTALALSRALFAGRDRHAAQEALRARAREVPSTHARAEALSAIGESRAAADAHAVATAVPGGPATVRAAARQVLDEAARIDPPLRLDYLALVDPSDFTEIGDAFDGEAVLVVAARVGATRLIDNIPLTFGSLGAAS
- a CDS encoding L-aspartate oxidase; the protein is MTGTGIRLHAPAPGWALSADVVVVGSGVAGLTAALRCEAAGLRTVVVTKARLDDGSTRWAQGGIAAAIGEGDTPEQHLTDTLVAGAGLCDEEAVRILVTEGPDALRRLISTGAHFDTDDDGGIQLTREGGHHRRRIAHAGGDATGAEISRALVEAVRARGLRTIENALVLDLLTDADGRTAGVTLHVMGEGQHDGVGAVHAPAVVLATGGMGQVYSATTNPSVSTGDGVALALRAGAELSDLEFVQFHPTVLFLGTDAEGQQPLVSEAVRGEGAHLVDADGVRFMVGQHELAELAPRDIVAKGITRRMQEQGAEHMYLDARHFGADMWEHRFPTILAACRAHGIDPVTEPIPVAPAAHYASGGVRTDARGRTTVPGLYACGEVACTGVHGANRLASNSLLEGLVYAERIAADIIAVHAGNGLHARVPQPVPHPETPEHPLLGAEARFAIQRIMTRGAGVLRSADSLNGAAERLRSLHDEAREALEDNGKTAEPGVDTWEATNLLCVARVLVAAARLREETRGCHWREDRAERDDTHWRRHIVVRLEPDRSPAVRTTDTADFPATLPVPPAPAGQGGTPISPVPRSSEQ